The Astyanax mexicanus isolate ESR-SI-001 chromosome 12, AstMex3_surface, whole genome shotgun sequence genome window below encodes:
- the LOC125806043 gene encoding mucin-22-like isoform X2 produces the protein MNTLLFFIFFGGTTLQLVKCFSDGNFDEMQEICTTMDANHADHPLVPDGTNFPFTITPRSFRATDTTTPLTVTLGTTGQPFVGFMLEARDSNDDNPVGVFSLLDPAQSRLQNCKGANSAVTQVDNQPKTEVKVNWTANKLDHYSFVVTFIGSKISWKRTEIITPSTTTTVSTSYSTKPTDHTTVTQATTASTSQDTSYSTKPTDSTIVTTATTVSTSYSTSTATTQSTMTSTTGFSTSPTTWTSTTGTATTTTILTTTQTSGPATASTSRDTSYSTKPTDSTIVTTATTVSTSCKGWCPIEASSRASEGAPGQRRGLVG, from the exons ATGAACACActcctgttttttattttctttggagGAACAACATTGCAACTTGTGAAGTGTTTCAGTGATGGCAATTTTGATGAAATGCAAGAAATATGTACAACAATGGACGCTAATCATGCTGACCATCCCCTTGTCCCTGATGGAACCAACTTTCCATTTACAATTACTCCTAGAAGTTTCAGAGCCACAGATACAACCACAC CTCTTACAGTGACACTCGGGACTACAGGGCAACCTTTTGTTGGTTTCATGTTGGAGGCAAGAGATTCTAATGACGATAATCCAGTGGGTGTATTCTCTTTGTTGGATCCAGCTCAGAGCAGATTACAGAATTGTAAAGGGGCT aatagtGCAGTTACTCAGGTAGATAACCAACCTAAGACTGAAGTAAAGGTCAACTGGACTGCTAACAAACTTGATCATTATAGCTTTGT AGTTACATTTATTGGGTCTAAGATTTCTTGGAAAAGAACAGAAATTATTACTCCTTCAACCACCACGACCGTTTCTACTTCTTATTCTACCAAACCAACAGACCACACTACTGTTACTCAAGCCACAACAG CGTCTACATCTCAGGATACTTCATATTCTACCAAACCAACAGACAGCACTATTGTTACTACAGCCACAACAGTATCTACATCTTATTCTACAAGTACTGCCACAACACAGAGCACTATGACATCTACCACAGGTTTCTCTACATCACCTACTACATGGACCAGCACTACTGGTACTGCAACCACAACAACAATactaacaacaacacaaacatctgGCCCTGCAACAG CGTCTACATCTCGGGATACTTCATATTCTACCAAACCAACAGACAGCACTATTGTTACTACAGCCACAACAGTATCTACAtcttgtaagggctggtgcccgatcgaggcgtcctccagggcatcggagggcgcgccaggccagcgccgagggttagttggctaa
- the depdc1a gene encoding DEP domain-containing protein 1A isoform X1 encodes MDSRIITPGPYRATKLWNEVTKLFRAGMPLKKHRQHFKVYTNCFTATAAVDWLHELLRNNSNFGQEVTRQQTVQLLKKFFKNHVIEDVKGRWGLEDLEDNSQLYRFPSTSPLKPIPGGPEGVRKKSFSLKDREGFFKLRGSKKFDKEIQENIAPVAEDSSSGQHTEETENCRDITDDDIQEIWRSVTLTHLQKLLGLPSLEEVLNPAQVNPRFIVYNMTKVNKHGVVTLEDKTDDLPHWVLSAMKCLANWPKYDSNQPSYPGFERDVFKFVSDYFYSLPEPLLTFQFYELFVNVLVLCGYVPAPRTQRGKRKNLEELSCPQPPKAPHLNTANLFRSTECLLLSLIRKESFDETDSPMKEVFTSKVKSQAAASRTHSTAAPFNRLRPRSCSLERILDESADSCSKPEIFKSVESLASCRTVSSEGSHPQDSSLTNTDVKPESKTFSSMTVLSSKTPSGEANLDDNQSQTRSRSSFNLFSEHQPTNQNQKSSRPRPRSVGNCLDLLEHKEMSASCFSINAPVAEITMRPDLSSSTVGLRGHSMVRLHGSCLDVSTGPTISRRCYSSLDLCKPVHSHPSVSSVARRLSPDQRLLQPALERLAIEALQLCTLLLPPVSRRKLQLLLRMISRMSQNVDMPRLHDAIGTRTLLVQTFSRCVLSCEEEVDLDELLATRLLSFLMDHHQEILQVPLYLRNAVEDHISYLRSQPRHSGMVPDLGMPAYSFCRQISAQEFEEQKLSVSQAAIAELLESLIKDKAMSVKEKKKKLKLFQKEYPDIYLRRFPTTESEAQLFADKPKIKPPLLMGLKKTKAFSIRN; translated from the exons ATGGACTCGCGTATCATCACACCTGGCCCCTACAGGGCCACTAAACTG tggaaTGAAGTAACTAAGCTTTTCCGGGCAGGTATGCCTCTGAAAAAGCATCGGCAGCACTTTAAAGTTTACACAAACTGCTTCACTGCGACTGCAGCTGTTGACTGGTTACATGAACTTTTAAGAAACAACAGCAATTTTGGACAAGAGGTCACTAGGCAGCAGACTGTTCAGCTCTTAAAGAAGTTTTTCAAAAACCATGTTATTGAAGATGTGAAAGGCAGATGGGGTTTGGAGGACTTGGAGGACAACAGCCAACTCTACAG GTTTCCATCCACATCCCCACTGAAGCCAATCCCTGGTGGTCCAGAAGGTGTAAGGAAGAAGAGTTTTTCTTTGAAGGACAGAGAAGGTTTTTTCAAATTAAGGGGTTCCAAGAAGTTTGacaaagaaattcaa GAAAATATTGCTCCAGTGGCAGAAGATTCATCCAGTGGCCAACACACAGAGGAGACTGAAAACTGTAGAGATATCACAGATGATGACATTCAGGAGATTTGGAGAAGTGTGACCTTAACACA tTTACAGAAGTTATTGGGTTTGCCATCACTGGAAGAAGTTTTGAATCCAGCCCAAGTCAATCCTCGCTTCATTGTGTATAACATGACCAAAGTCAACAAGCATGGAGTTGTTACCCTAGAGGATAAAACGG ACGATCTGCCACACTGGGTTTTGTCAGCCATGAAATGTCTTGCAAACT GGCCGAAGTATGACTCGAATCAGCCCTCTTACCCAGGCTTCGAAAGGGATGTCTTTAAGTTTGTGTCGGACTACTTCTACAGTCTCCCTGAGCCTCTGCTCACCTTTCAGTTCTATGAGTTGTTTGTTAACGTCCTGG TTTTGTGTGGCTATGTCCCAGCTCCCAGAACTCAGCGTGGAAAGCGTAAGAACCTGGAGGAACTGAGCTGTCCTCAACCACCCAAAGCTCCTCACCTGAACACTGCTAACCTGTTCAGATCTACCGAATGCCTCTTGCTGAGCTTGATAAGAAAGGAGTCCTTTGATGAGACTGATTCCCCGATGAAAGAAGTGTTCACTTCTAAAGTAAAGAGCCAGGCTGCAGCTTCAAGAACACACTCCACTGCAGCTCCGTTTAACAGGCTTCGGCCCAGGAGCTGCTCTCTGGAGAGAATCCTGGATGAATCTGCTGATTCATGTTCAAAACCTGAGATCTTCAAGTCTGTGGAAAGTCTTGCATCCTGCAGAACTGTCAGCAGTGAAGGGTCCCACCCCCAAGACAGTTCTCTAACAAACACTGATGTTAAACCTGAAAGCAAGACATTTTCCTCCATGACTGTTCTGTCCAGTAAAACCCCCTCAGGTGAGGCTAATTTAGATGACAATCAATCACAAACCAGAAGCAGATCAAGCTTCAATCTCTTCTCcgagcatcaaccaaccaaccagaaCCAGAAGTCATCCAGACCTCGTCCCAGGAGTGTCGGAAACTGCCTCGACCTACTGGAGCACAAAGAAATGTCAGCGAGCTGCTTTAGCATCAATGCTCCTGTAGCAGAAATTACTATGAGACCAGACTTGTCCTCCTCCACCGTTGGCCTTAGAGGTCACAGCATGGTCCGTTTGCATGGAAGCTGCTTGGACGTTAGCACAGGGCCGACCATTAGCAGACGTTGTTACAGCTCACTGGATTTGTGCAAGCCTGTGCACTCTCACCCCTCAGTGTCCTCTGTTGCACGCCGTTTGAGTCCTGACCAAA GGTTGCTGCAGCCTGCATTGGAGCGTCTTGCTATTGAGGCTCTGCAGCTCTGCACACTTCTTCTCCCTCCTGTGTCTCGCCGCAAGTTGCAGCTGCTCCTTCGCATGATCTCGCGCATGAGCCAGAATGTGGACATGCCTCGTCTACATGACGCCATTGGGACTCGCACACTG TTAGTGCAAACCTTCTCGCGCTGTGTGTTGAGCTGTGAGGAGGAGGTGGATTTGGATGAGCTGCTGGCCACCAGGTTGCTGTCCTTCCTTATGGATCATCATCAGGAAATCCTCCAGGTCCCTCTTTACCTGCGCAATGCTGTTGAGGACCATATTTCCTACCTCAGATCCCAG CCAAGACACTCTGGTATGGTTCCTGATCTTGGCATGCCAGCCTACTCGTTCTGCAGACAGATCAGCGCTCAGGAGTTTGAGGAGCAGAAGCTGTCTGTGTCTCAAGCAGCAATTGCAGAACTACTAGAGAGTCTAATTAAGGACAAAGCCATGTCTgttaaggagaagaagaagaaactcaAACTG TTTCAGAAAGAGTATCCTGATATCTACTTGCGGCGATTCCCCACCACAGAGAGCGAGGCCCAGCTTTTCGCAGATAAACCAAAGATCAAACCACCTCTGCTGATGGGCCTAAAGAAGACTAAAGCGTTCAGTATTCGAAACTGA
- the LOC125806043 gene encoding ferric-chelate reductase 1-like isoform X3, whose translation MNTLLFFIFFGGTTLQLVKCFSDGNFDEMQEICTTMDANHADHPLVPDGTNFPFTITPRSFRATDTTTPLTVTLGTTGQPFVGFMLEARDSNDDNPVGVFSLLDPAQSRLQNCKGANSAVTQVDNQPKTEVKVNWTANKLDHYSFVVTFIGSKISWKRTEIITPSTTTTVSTSYSTKPTDHTTVTQATTASTSRDTSYSTKPTDSTIVTTATTVSTSCKGWCPIEASSRASEGAPGQRRGLVG comes from the exons ATGAACACActcctgttttttattttctttggagGAACAACATTGCAACTTGTGAAGTGTTTCAGTGATGGCAATTTTGATGAAATGCAAGAAATATGTACAACAATGGACGCTAATCATGCTGACCATCCCCTTGTCCCTGATGGAACCAACTTTCCATTTACAATTACTCCTAGAAGTTTCAGAGCCACAGATACAACCACAC CTCTTACAGTGACACTCGGGACTACAGGGCAACCTTTTGTTGGTTTCATGTTGGAGGCAAGAGATTCTAATGACGATAATCCAGTGGGTGTATTCTCTTTGTTGGATCCAGCTCAGAGCAGATTACAGAATTGTAAAGGGGCT aatagtGCAGTTACTCAGGTAGATAACCAACCTAAGACTGAAGTAAAGGTCAACTGGACTGCTAACAAACTTGATCATTATAGCTTTGT AGTTACATTTATTGGGTCTAAGATTTCTTGGAAAAGAACAGAAATTATTACTCCTTCAACCACCACGACCGTTTCTACTTCTTATTCTACCAAACCAACAGACCACACTACTGTTACTCAAGCCACAACAG CGTCTACATCTCGGGATACTTCATATTCTACCAAACCAACAGACAGCACTATTGTTACTACAGCCACAACAGTATCTACAtcttgtaagggctggtgcccgatcgaggcgtcctccagggcatcggagggcgcgccaggccagcgccgagggttagttggctaa
- the depdc1a gene encoding DEP domain-containing protein 1A isoform X2, translated as MDSRIITPGPYRATKLWNEVTKLFRAGMPLKKHRQHFKVYTNCFTATAAVDWLHELLRNNSNFGQEVTRQQTVQLLKKFFKNHVIEDVKGRWGLEDLEDNSQLYRFPSTSPLKPIPGGPEGVRKKSFSLKDREGFFKLRGSKKFDKEIQENIAPVAEDSSSGQHTEETENCRDITDDDIQEIWRSVTLTHLQKLLGLPSLEEVLNPAQVNPRFIVYNMTKVNKHGVVTLEDKTDDLPHWVLSAMKCLANWPKYDSNQPSYPGFERDVFKFVSDYFYSLPEPLLTFQFYELFVNVLGLLQPALERLAIEALQLCTLLLPPVSRRKLQLLLRMISRMSQNVDMPRLHDAIGTRTLLVQTFSRCVLSCEEEVDLDELLATRLLSFLMDHHQEILQVPLYLRNAVEDHISYLRSQPRHSGMVPDLGMPAYSFCRQISAQEFEEQKLSVSQAAIAELLESLIKDKAMSVKEKKKKLKLFQKEYPDIYLRRFPTTESEAQLFADKPKIKPPLLMGLKKTKAFSIRN; from the exons ATGGACTCGCGTATCATCACACCTGGCCCCTACAGGGCCACTAAACTG tggaaTGAAGTAACTAAGCTTTTCCGGGCAGGTATGCCTCTGAAAAAGCATCGGCAGCACTTTAAAGTTTACACAAACTGCTTCACTGCGACTGCAGCTGTTGACTGGTTACATGAACTTTTAAGAAACAACAGCAATTTTGGACAAGAGGTCACTAGGCAGCAGACTGTTCAGCTCTTAAAGAAGTTTTTCAAAAACCATGTTATTGAAGATGTGAAAGGCAGATGGGGTTTGGAGGACTTGGAGGACAACAGCCAACTCTACAG GTTTCCATCCACATCCCCACTGAAGCCAATCCCTGGTGGTCCAGAAGGTGTAAGGAAGAAGAGTTTTTCTTTGAAGGACAGAGAAGGTTTTTTCAAATTAAGGGGTTCCAAGAAGTTTGacaaagaaattcaa GAAAATATTGCTCCAGTGGCAGAAGATTCATCCAGTGGCCAACACACAGAGGAGACTGAAAACTGTAGAGATATCACAGATGATGACATTCAGGAGATTTGGAGAAGTGTGACCTTAACACA tTTACAGAAGTTATTGGGTTTGCCATCACTGGAAGAAGTTTTGAATCCAGCCCAAGTCAATCCTCGCTTCATTGTGTATAACATGACCAAAGTCAACAAGCATGGAGTTGTTACCCTAGAGGATAAAACGG ACGATCTGCCACACTGGGTTTTGTCAGCCATGAAATGTCTTGCAAACT GGCCGAAGTATGACTCGAATCAGCCCTCTTACCCAGGCTTCGAAAGGGATGTCTTTAAGTTTGTGTCGGACTACTTCTACAGTCTCCCTGAGCCTCTGCTCACCTTTCAGTTCTATGAGTTGTTTGTTAACGTCCTGG GGTTGCTGCAGCCTGCATTGGAGCGTCTTGCTATTGAGGCTCTGCAGCTCTGCACACTTCTTCTCCCTCCTGTGTCTCGCCGCAAGTTGCAGCTGCTCCTTCGCATGATCTCGCGCATGAGCCAGAATGTGGACATGCCTCGTCTACATGACGCCATTGGGACTCGCACACTG TTAGTGCAAACCTTCTCGCGCTGTGTGTTGAGCTGTGAGGAGGAGGTGGATTTGGATGAGCTGCTGGCCACCAGGTTGCTGTCCTTCCTTATGGATCATCATCAGGAAATCCTCCAGGTCCCTCTTTACCTGCGCAATGCTGTTGAGGACCATATTTCCTACCTCAGATCCCAG CCAAGACACTCTGGTATGGTTCCTGATCTTGGCATGCCAGCCTACTCGTTCTGCAGACAGATCAGCGCTCAGGAGTTTGAGGAGCAGAAGCTGTCTGTGTCTCAAGCAGCAATTGCAGAACTACTAGAGAGTCTAATTAAGGACAAAGCCATGTCTgttaaggagaagaagaagaaactcaAACTG TTTCAGAAAGAGTATCCTGATATCTACTTGCGGCGATTCCCCACCACAGAGAGCGAGGCCCAGCTTTTCGCAGATAAACCAAAGATCAAACCACCTCTGCTGATGGGCCTAAAGAAGACTAAAGCGTTCAGTATTCGAAACTGA
- the LOC125806043 gene encoding serine-rich adhesin for platelets-like isoform X1 translates to MNTLLFFIFFGGTTLQLVKCFSDGNFDEMQEICTTMDANHADHPLVPDGTNFPFTITPRSFRATDTTTPLTVTLGTTGQPFVGFMLEARDSNDDNPVGVFSLLDPAQSRLQNCKGANSAVTQVDNQPKTEVKVNWTANKLDHYSFVVTFIGSKISWKRTEIITPSTTTTVSTSYSTKPTDHTTVTQATTASTSQDTSYSTKPTDSTIVTTATTVSTSYSTSTATTQSTMTSTTGFSTSPTTWTSTTGTATTTTILTTTQTSGPATGKTTAYTTIPSTNVFSTSTVMSLPTSQHTSYSTEPQDSNTDTETLTFTYNHTQWFTTQDTTIISSPVFSTSTITSLPTSQHTSYSSEPQDSTTVTEASTSISDPTKGSTTQDSTISSTTVFSTSTITSLPTSQHTSYSTKPLDRTFVTETTTSNLETDTATPHNTKTSSTLFSTPTIILPTISQHTSYFNELPASTNNTEATTSTSDPTKGSTTQDTTTITSSTVPHFLATYISAHFIF, encoded by the exons ATGAACACActcctgttttttattttctttggagGAACAACATTGCAACTTGTGAAGTGTTTCAGTGATGGCAATTTTGATGAAATGCAAGAAATATGTACAACAATGGACGCTAATCATGCTGACCATCCCCTTGTCCCTGATGGAACCAACTTTCCATTTACAATTACTCCTAGAAGTTTCAGAGCCACAGATACAACCACAC CTCTTACAGTGACACTCGGGACTACAGGGCAACCTTTTGTTGGTTTCATGTTGGAGGCAAGAGATTCTAATGACGATAATCCAGTGGGTGTATTCTCTTTGTTGGATCCAGCTCAGAGCAGATTACAGAATTGTAAAGGGGCT aatagtGCAGTTACTCAGGTAGATAACCAACCTAAGACTGAAGTAAAGGTCAACTGGACTGCTAACAAACTTGATCATTATAGCTTTGT AGTTACATTTATTGGGTCTAAGATTTCTTGGAAAAGAACAGAAATTATTACTCCTTCAACCACCACGACCGTTTCTACTTCTTATTCTACCAAACCAACAGACCACACTACTGTTACTCAAGCCACAACAG CGTCTACATCTCAGGATACTTCATATTCTACCAAACCAACAGACAGCACTATTGTTACTACAGCCACAACAGTATCTACATCTTATTCTACAAGTACTGCCACAACACAGAGCACTATGACATCTACCACAGGTTTCTCTACATCACCTACTACATGGACCAGCACTACTGGTACTGCAACCACAACAACAATactaacaacaacacaaacatctgGCCCTGCAACAGGTAAAACAACAGCGTACACTACTATACCATCTACCAATGTTTTCTCTACATCCACCGTTATGTCGCTACCTACATCTCAGCATACTTCATATTCTACTGAACCACAGGACAGCAATACTGATACTGAAACCTTAACATTTACATATAATCATACACAATGGTTTACAACACAGGACACTACTATAATATCTAGCCCTGTTTTTTCTACATCCACCATTACCTCACTACCTACATCTCAGCATACTTCATATTCTAGCGAACCACAGGACAGCACTACTGTTACTGAAGCCTCAACATCTATATCTGATCCTACAAAAGGATCGACAACACAGGACTCCACTATATCATCTACCACTGTTTTTTCTACATCCACCATTACCTCACTACCTACATCTCAGCATACTTCTTATTCTACCAAACCACTAGACAGGACTTTTGTTACTGAAACCACAACATCCAATCTTGAGACAGATACAGCAACACCGCATAATACTAAAACATCTAGCACTCTTTTCTCTACACCCACCATTATCTTGCCAACTATATCTCAGCACACTTCATATTTTAATGAACTGCCAGCCAGCACTAATAATACTGAAGCCACAACATCTACATCTGATCCTACAAAAGGGTCGACAACACAGGACACTACTACTATAACATCTAGCACTGTCCCCCATTTCCTTGCCACCTATATCTCAGCACACTTCATATTTTAA